From a region of the uncultured Draconibacterium sp. genome:
- a CDS encoding GYD domain-containing protein, whose translation MAKYLVCGKYIGEGVKGLLNEGGSSRRSEIEKLVASLGGSVECVYYAFGEYDIYGIFDMPDSTVMAAFSLRAAASGLVTVSSVALLTPEEIDEAAKRTGEYRAPGVNWLP comes from the coding sequence ATGGCAAAATACCTGGTTTGTGGAAAATACATTGGAGAAGGAGTTAAAGGTTTACTGAACGAGGGAGGCTCGAGCCGGCGTTCGGAAATTGAAAAACTAGTGGCTTCGCTGGGCGGGTCGGTGGAGTGTGTGTATTATGCCTTTGGCGAATACGATATTTACGGCATATTCGATATGCCCGACAGTACCGTTATGGCAGCTTTTTCGCTGCGGGCAGCGGCAAGCGGTCTGGTAACGGTGAGTAGCGTGGCATTACTTACACCCGAAGAAATTGACGAAGCAGCCAAAAGAACAGGGGAATATCGGGCTCCGGGTGTGAATTGGTTGCCCTAA
- a CDS encoding Lacal_2735 family protein: MFGLFKKDPVKALTKKHDKLTEEAFLLSRTNRRLSDQKYAEAEAVQKEIEALRSTK; the protein is encoded by the coding sequence ATGTTTGGATTATTTAAAAAGGACCCGGTAAAGGCCTTAACAAAAAAACACGATAAATTAACGGAAGAAGCATTTTTATTGTCGCGTACCAACCGGCGCCTGTCTGATCAAAAATATGCTGAGGCAGAAGCTGTTCAGAAAGAAATAGAGGCTTTGAGAAGTACAAAGTAA
- a CDS encoding basic secretory protein-like protein: MNLKPFLKLFSVVLFVYALGCEAGAQTEKSSEFMEKETLKKGDYTLVYINKDEKFSAETGQRLKDTFFEVYPGMVAAYNKNAATEVNFVIDPAYDGVAATSNGSVVFNPRWFNRSPGDIDVVTHEVMHIIQDYGRTPGPWWVTEGIADYVRYKYGVDNEGAGWSLPDVKEDHKYDSSYRITARFFVWIVQNKNQNFVKEMDKIMRDHTYNKEVWVELTGKNPAALWKEYIADPAI, encoded by the coding sequence ATGAATCTTAAGCCTTTCCTGAAATTATTTTCAGTAGTGCTATTTGTTTACGCATTGGGTTGTGAGGCCGGTGCACAAACCGAAAAATCATCAGAATTTATGGAAAAAGAGACCCTGAAAAAAGGTGATTACACACTGGTTTACATCAACAAAGATGAAAAATTTAGTGCCGAAACCGGACAACGCCTAAAAGACACATTTTTTGAAGTTTATCCCGGAATGGTGGCTGCTTATAATAAAAATGCAGCTACGGAGGTAAACTTTGTTATCGACCCGGCGTACGATGGTGTTGCTGCCACATCGAACGGCAGTGTTGTTTTTAATCCGCGATGGTTCAACCGTTCGCCCGGCGATATTGATGTGGTAACACACGAGGTTATGCACATTATTCAGGATTACGGAAGAACGCCGGGGCCTTGGTGGGTAACCGAAGGTATTGCCGATTACGTGCGTTATAAATACGGTGTTGACAACGAAGGCGCTGGCTGGTCGTTACCCGATGTAAAGGAGGACCACAAATACGATAGTTCGTACCGGATTACTGCCCGCTTTTTTGTTTGGATTGTACAAAATAAAAACCAGAACTTTGTAAAAGAAATGGATAAGATAATGCGCGATCATACCTACAACAAAGAGGTTTGGGTAGAGCTTACCGGAAAAAACCCGGCCGCTTTGTGGAAAGAATATATTGCTGATCCGGCAATTTAG
- a CDS encoding AarF/UbiB family protein gives MKTINSIPTSKIERATKIVQTGAKVGVNYLKYYGDKLSSSEEAAREKLNEANASDIYDGLKNLKGSALKVAQMLSIEKNIMPEAYVEKFSLSQFSVPPLSAALVVKTFQKYFGKTPGEIFDEFDSNAVHGASIGQVHKARKDGKNLAVKIQYPGVSESISSDLAMVKPMAMKLFNIRGKGSEVYFKEVEEKLLDETNYLLEVEQSLETIKQCSHIPNLRFPNYYRHLSSERFITMDWVDGEHISEFAAKNTDKKLANSVGQALWDFYMFQIHHLRKFHADPHPGNFLVSENKELVALDFGCVKSIPDSFYTPYFELALPENRNNPELFTSKLYELEILRNDDSKEELVFFTEMFRRLLGLFTRPFESETFDFSDAGFFKRLSELGTEYSKNTELRNMNGNRGSRHFIYMNRTFFGLYNLMHMLKADEIVINTYLPEAKTGKVA, from the coding sequence ATGAAGACCATCAACAGCATACCAACTTCGAAAATTGAGCGGGCCACCAAAATTGTGCAAACGGGTGCCAAAGTAGGTGTAAACTACCTGAAGTACTATGGTGATAAGCTGAGTTCATCGGAAGAAGCGGCACGCGAAAAACTTAATGAAGCCAATGCCAGCGACATTTACGATGGCCTGAAAAACCTGAAAGGGAGTGCACTAAAAGTCGCCCAAATGCTGAGCATTGAAAAGAACATTATGCCCGAGGCCTATGTCGAAAAGTTTTCCTTGTCGCAGTTTTCGGTTCCACCGCTATCGGCTGCACTGGTGGTAAAAACATTTCAGAAATATTTTGGCAAAACACCGGGCGAAATCTTTGATGAATTTGACTCTAATGCTGTGCATGGTGCCAGTATCGGGCAGGTACACAAAGCACGAAAAGACGGTAAAAATCTGGCAGTTAAAATCCAGTACCCCGGCGTGTCGGAGAGTATCAGCAGCGACCTGGCAATGGTAAAACCAATGGCCATGAAACTGTTTAATATCCGTGGAAAAGGATCGGAGGTATATTTTAAAGAGGTGGAAGAAAAGCTGCTCGACGAAACGAATTATCTGCTTGAAGTGGAGCAAAGCCTGGAAACGATAAAACAGTGCAGTCATATTCCCAACCTGCGTTTTCCGAATTATTACCGTCACCTGTCGTCGGAGCGTTTTATAACCATGGATTGGGTTGATGGGGAACACATCTCGGAATTTGCTGCAAAGAATACCGATAAAAAACTGGCCAATAGCGTAGGGCAGGCCTTGTGGGATTTCTATATGTTTCAAATTCACCACCTACGAAAGTTTCATGCCGATCCGCACCCGGGGAATTTCCTGGTGTCGGAAAACAAGGAACTGGTTGCGCTTGATTTTGGCTGTGTAAAAAGTATCCCCGATTCGTTTTACACCCCCTATTTTGAGCTGGCACTTCCTGAAAACCGCAATAACCCGGAACTATTCACCTCGAAACTTTACGAGCTGGAAATTTTGCGTAACGACGACAGCAAAGAGGAGCTGGTATTTTTTACAGAAATGTTCAGGCGCTTGTTGGGTTTGTTTACCCGTCCTTTTGAATCAGAAACATTTGATTTCTCGGACGCCGGATTTTTCAAACGACTGAGTGAACTGGGAACAGAATATTCAAAAAATACCGAGCTGCGTAACATGAACGGTAACCGTGGTTCGCGGCATTTTATTTATATGAACCGTACTTTTTTTGGTCTCTACAACCTGATGCATATGCTTAAGGCTGATGAGATCGTTATTAATACCTACCTTCCGGAAGCAAAAACCGGCAAGGTTGCCTAA
- a CDS encoding TetR family transcriptional regulator C-terminal domain-containing protein, translating into MENKKTSAEIMSAYMNYLLEKGTRPASVYAFARDLEMEESEFYKLFGSFEALEKAIFKAFFDQSMQLLAQNKEYQSFDAKNKVIAFYYTFFEVLKANRSYVLLALNESKDKLKVLASLSELKKAFAEYVDSLEIETPKLPHEKIEKVKARSLRESAWAQLLFTMRFWIEDTSPDFEKTDVFIEKSVNTAFALLDATTLNSVFDLGKFLYHEKIMSN; encoded by the coding sequence ATGGAAAACAAGAAAACATCAGCCGAAATTATGTCGGCATACATGAATTACCTGCTTGAAAAGGGAACACGTCCGGCAAGTGTTTATGCTTTTGCCCGCGATTTGGAAATGGAAGAATCTGAATTTTATAAACTGTTTGGCTCGTTTGAAGCCCTTGAAAAAGCCATTTTTAAAGCGTTCTTCGACCAGAGCATGCAGCTGCTCGCACAAAACAAAGAATACCAAAGCTTTGATGCGAAGAACAAGGTAATTGCTTTTTATTATACTTTTTTCGAGGTGTTGAAAGCCAATCGTAGTTATGTATTGCTGGCCCTTAACGAATCAAAAGACAAACTAAAAGTACTGGCTTCACTATCGGAGCTGAAAAAGGCTTTTGCGGAATACGTCGACAGTCTGGAGATTGAAACACCAAAGCTGCCGCACGAGAAAATTGAAAAGGTAAAAGCACGCAGTCTGAGGGAATCGGCCTGGGCGCAACTGCTTTTTACGATGAGGTTTTGGATAGAAGATACTTCGCCCGACTTTGAAAAGACCGATGTGTTTATCGAGAAATCGGTGAATACGGCTTTTGCCCTGCTTGATGCTACTACGCTGAATTCGGTGTTCGACCTGGGGAAATTTTTGTACCATGAAAAAATTATGAGTAACTGA
- a CDS encoding rhodanese-like domain-containing protein, giving the protein MKKMKTYTILLLAISLLATACSDNNDDHDDNTMPGDAYTDVMASQVKTELVDDVSISPYEAIFDVSPVYSDGHLPFATNTNGVNGLETMLGSLDKTKSYLVYCHGDAPSIAGAELLTENGFSKVYRLQGNYAAWDDVSFVDIVAGVAKSKIDAADFEAIFDVSPHYNEQHIPGASNANAGAGGTDLATLTAGMDKTKTYLVYCHADGPSMAGAQLMEDAGFKNVFRLEGNFGAWTNAGYPTE; this is encoded by the coding sequence ATGAAAAAGATGAAGACCTATACAATTTTACTGCTTGCCATTAGTTTGTTGGCCACGGCATGCAGCGACAACAATGATGACCATGACGACAACACAATGCCGGGTGATGCTTATACCGATGTAATGGCCAGCCAGGTAAAAACGGAACTGGTTGACGATGTATCCATAAGCCCGTACGAAGCCATTTTCGATGTGTCGCCTGTTTACAGCGACGGGCATTTGCCATTTGCCACCAACACCAATGGTGTTAATGGTTTGGAAACAATGCTGGGCAGCCTGGATAAAACCAAAAGTTATTTAGTGTATTGTCACGGCGATGCTCCCTCCATTGCCGGAGCCGAACTGTTAACCGAAAACGGTTTTTCAAAAGTTTATCGCTTACAGGGCAATTACGCAGCATGGGACGATGTTTCGTTTGTGGATATAGTGGCCGGCGTGGCAAAATCAAAAATTGATGCTGCTGATTTTGAAGCCATTTTTGATGTGTCGCCGCATTACAATGAACAGCATATTCCGGGGGCAAGCAATGCCAACGCCGGTGCCGGTGGAACCGATTTGGCCACACTAACAGCAGGCATGGACAAAACAAAAACGTACCTGGTGTATTGCCATGCCGACGGCCCTTCTATGGCAGGAGCACAACTGATGGAAGATGCCGGGTTTAAAAACGTATTCCGGCTGGAAGGAAATTTTGGTGCCTGGACCAACGCCGGGTATCCCACCGAATAA
- a CDS encoding DPP IV N-terminal domain-containing protein, whose product MIKRIFPILTLLLFVYGWSAGQEVYTSADYDRAAGAMGTNLTRFVDNAIRPQWLPDGRLWYTCLSEDKAEYKLFDPASKKMQVASSRKELFETAGIEQPQRGWYYMEVPSPDGKYKAFIRDWNLWIREVETGKESALTTDGVENFGYATDNAGWKRSNRPILSWSPDSKKIATFQQDQRHVSDMYLVKTKVGAPELAAWKYPLPGNEDIIRIYRVIIDITKDDGLVRLKMASDARRGSLCDDISCEGGFDDVSWSDDSKKLVFVSTSRDHKEEYVRIADCETGEVNDIFDEIVDTQYESGQGTINWKYFSATNEIIWYSERSDWGHLYLYDATSGEIKNQITSGDFVVRQVLRYDVENRQIYFIAGGKEAGVNPYFRYLYRVDFSGKNLTLLTPEVGDHSVSFSPNGQYFTDTYSQPDVPGVTVVRNAEGKLISTLEKTDVSRLEATGWKAPEVFSVKSANKKWDLYGLLFTPSNLDKTKKYPVIVYIYPGPQGGSVGSWSFSASRRDNQALAELGFVVMVLEGSGNPNRSKSFHDASYGNMAENTLPDQISGLEQLSERYGFLDLDKVGIWGHSGGGFATASAMFKYPDFFKVGISESGNHDNRNYEDDWGERYNGLETYDDNGVSNYEDQANQVYAKNLKGKLLIIHGGMDDNVPPYNTYLVVDALIKANKDFDMIILPNARHGYGADSYYIMRRRWDYFITNLMNAVPPKGYQIKIAPDPRAVRR is encoded by the coding sequence ATGATTAAAAGAATTTTTCCAATCCTTACGCTCTTGTTGTTTGTTTATGGCTGGTCAGCCGGTCAGGAAGTTTATACCTCAGCCGATTACGATCGTGCCGCTGGCGCGATGGGAACAAACCTGACTCGTTTTGTTGATAATGCTATCCGTCCGCAATGGTTGCCCGATGGCCGCTTATGGTACACATGCCTGTCGGAAGACAAAGCGGAATACAAACTTTTCGACCCGGCAAGCAAGAAGATGCAAGTTGCATCGTCGCGAAAGGAGCTTTTTGAAACGGCGGGTATTGAGCAGCCGCAGAGAGGTTGGTATTACATGGAGGTGCCTTCGCCCGACGGGAAATACAAGGCTTTTATCCGCGACTGGAACCTGTGGATACGAGAAGTGGAGACAGGTAAGGAATCGGCGCTGACAACCGACGGCGTGGAAAATTTTGGCTATGCAACCGATAATGCCGGTTGGAAAAGGAGCAACCGGCCCATCCTCAGCTGGTCGCCCGATTCGAAGAAGATCGCCACCTTTCAGCAGGATCAGCGGCATGTAAGCGACATGTACCTGGTGAAGACAAAAGTAGGTGCACCCGAATTGGCGGCGTGGAAATACCCGCTTCCCGGAAATGAGGATATCATCAGAATCTACCGGGTGATTATCGATATTACTAAAGACGATGGACTGGTGCGGCTAAAAATGGCCAGCGATGCGCGGCGTGGTTCGTTGTGTGATGATATCTCCTGCGAAGGTGGTTTTGACGATGTGAGCTGGAGCGACGACAGTAAAAAGCTGGTGTTTGTTTCTACATCGCGCGATCATAAAGAGGAGTATGTGCGTATTGCCGATTGCGAGACCGGAGAAGTTAATGATATTTTCGATGAGATAGTTGACACGCAATATGAATCGGGACAGGGAACCATTAACTGGAAATATTTTTCAGCCACCAACGAGATCATCTGGTATTCGGAACGCAGCGACTGGGGCCACCTGTACCTTTATGATGCCACCAGCGGGGAAATAAAAAACCAAATTACATCGGGTGATTTTGTGGTACGGCAGGTACTTCGCTATGATGTGGAAAACAGGCAGATCTATTTTATTGCCGGAGGAAAAGAAGCCGGGGTAAATCCTTATTTCCGCTACCTCTACCGCGTTGATTTCAGCGGGAAAAACCTGACTTTGCTTACTCCCGAAGTTGGCGACCATTCGGTAAGCTTTTCTCCCAATGGACAATATTTTACCGACACGTATTCGCAACCCGATGTACCGGGAGTTACGGTGGTGAGAAATGCAGAGGGTAAACTGATCTCTACGCTTGAAAAAACCGATGTATCGCGTTTGGAAGCTACCGGATGGAAAGCACCGGAAGTATTCTCGGTTAAATCAGCCAACAAAAAATGGGATTTATATGGATTGCTGTTCACGCCATCGAATCTCGATAAAACAAAGAAATACCCGGTCATTGTATACATTTATCCCGGACCACAGGGAGGAAGCGTAGGATCGTGGAGTTTCAGTGCTTCACGGAGAGATAACCAGGCGCTTGCCGAATTGGGCTTTGTGGTGATGGTGCTGGAAGGAAGTGGTAATCCAAACCGCTCAAAATCTTTCCACGATGCTTCGTATGGAAATATGGCGGAGAACACACTGCCCGATCAGATTTCAGGACTGGAACAACTGTCGGAACGATATGGATTTCTTGATCTCGATAAAGTGGGTATCTGGGGACATTCAGGCGGTGGCTTTGCTACAGCATCTGCCATGTTCAAATATCCTGATTTCTTTAAAGTTGGAATTTCAGAATCGGGCAACCACGATAACCGGAATTACGAAGACGACTGGGGGGAACGATACAACGGACTGGAAACCTACGACGACAATGGCGTATCGAATTACGAGGACCAGGCCAACCAGGTGTATGCTAAAAACCTGAAAGGAAAGTTGCTGATTATTCATGGCGGAATGGATGACAACGTGCCTCCGTATAATACCTACCTGGTGGTTGACGCATTGATAAAGGCCAACAAGGATTTCGATATGATTATTTTGCCCAACGCCCGCCATGGTTACGGAGCCGACAGCTACTACATTATGCGACGACGCTGGGATTATTTTATCACCAACCTGATGAATGCTGTTCCTCCAAAAGGATACCAGATAAAAATTGCACCGGACCCGCGGGCAGTGCGCCGATAG